ACATTCTGTTCAAAACCGGACCATATGTAACTGCGTCGGGTTGGCACCCATTAGCCAACATTCGATCTATCAAAGACATTGCTTCAGAGAGTCTATCTTGGAGACAAAGCCCATTGACAATAGTGTTAAGTATGATGAGATTTGGAATAACCTTCATATCTACCATATGATCAACTAACTCCACAGCTTCAGAGACTCTACCCTCAAGACACAATCCGTTAATCAGAGTAGAGAATGTGATTGTGTTGGGCTCATACCCAAGCTTGAACATCTTTCCCATCACAGAAAAAGCAAAACCGAGATTATGACGCCTGCAGAAGCAATTGATCATAATGCAGAGTGTGTAGTTGTTATGTGCGATCCCTTGCAATTCCATTTGGTTGCAGAGAGACAACACTAGATCATACTGTTTTGTTCTCGCAATGCCACTAAACAATCTACTGAAATCAACGACGGTAGGCAGAGGACGAGACTGAATCATAGATTGGAACAGAGTAACAGCATCATCCTTCTTGATACCAATAATCCCACTTCTCAGTCTCTCtttgtaagaagaagaagacatcttTCTATCGCTGCTGCCACCAGAGAGCAAAGGAGTTGTAAGAGTACCTCCTGAAGGACTCGAGAGGATACGAGACACAAGCACCAATCTCCGACACaacattgtttgttttttttcttcaaatctgGAAAACccctagaagaagaagaacaactaCACTCCCGTCTTCACTGGCTTTGATGATTCTTCGCCTTTCACCACAAATACATCTTCACCACCAAACGAATTTCATCTACAGCAGAAACATTCCATCGTTAACTTTGTAGATCCCGGCCAAGAACACGACGACGAAGACAAGGGAAGTGTGTTGTTATTTGAGAGGTTTCACTCTTTCTTCCTTCTTCGGGAGAATCTCTACTTTATCATGTTTTGTTTCCTGAAATTTAATTTGCTTGCTTTCAGAAGCGGTACAAATCCGGTTTTATTAAACCAGACCGCGCGATTTCTCCGGTACAAATCGTAGTAACAAATCCGGTTTGACGTATTCATAGGGGGATCAAACAAACCATTCACACCTCAAGCCCGGTTCATACCACTTTTGGTTATCAACCCCAATCATTCATTAAACCGGACCATTTTCTTTCGGTTTGTACATTCAGCTCTGCTAGGCTGCCAAGTTCCAACAAGACAAGAATGCCAAGATTAGCACAAGTTACATCTCAGTTCAGCTTCTGCACTGACTCCCTTTATATGTGTCTCTGTGATCATCTCCAaaataaaaacttcaaaattccAAATACGAATGTTTTATGTTctaaaataaacttcaaaacttataattttaaaattatgaacagTGAAACTTTATATTGTAAGTTTCACTATTCAAGACttcatatttaaaattcatattcttttggtttttcaaTTATCTGTGTTTAAAtaactttattaatttttaatgttatcaTTTTagtcatcaatttttttatgcaaaatataaaataaactaataatattaattaactatttttttatcttgtgatctagaaataaaataaagagcTTCATTTATCAATCCCAATTGCATTAGCTGATTACAGATAAAAGCATTCTAGCAACAATTGTAAtgaatctttttatattttatttaaattttgtgatttagtttttatttttatttgttttatgtaCTTTCTATTAGAATGTAATATTTTCTCAAGTTAtattgttaaaattaaaatgtaaaacttttAAAGCTggatttgactttttttttttttttttttttgaaataatcaCCCTAAGTTTCACTaactttaaaaatgaaattgcTTTTGTAGAAACCTTTACACAGAACTTAGAAAAAAGGTGTAGAAGCCGGAAAATAAGTGGAATCAAATTAACatgaaaaatgtgatttttattCGGTAACAAGAATCAATGACTTCAAGATTGTATAAACTTCAGACATTATTACATTACCAAAAACAAACAGATTAACCGAGAAATAGATTAGAGGAGGCCAAGTCTATCAATCTTTCTTTGAGTGCACTGGGAAAATGCATCAATGCGCTCGCTGAAAATACTAATCATGTTTCATTTCGTGATTAAAAGCTAACTAGATTGCTTAGAGATTCCTTTGGGGCCAAGTTACTCTCCGATTTTTTGTGCCCATTTTGTAGCTCTTAGCACTAGGCTTGAGGTACAACTAGACAATCTAACTGTAGAAAAGGAAAGGCAGCAGAAAGCATTCGTTGATGAAATAGAGAGAATAACCGTACAGGCAACATAACCAAATCTCTGAGGCTGAACAGAGATATGCCAATGCCCTAGAGGTACACGAGTTCTTTTGTGATGGAACATGACCTTGCTATTGAGATATATGGTCCCTTTGGTGTACTGATTCCGTCATTATCTATGTCTGTAGGAGGAAAATATAAGGAATCAGAATGATTACATGGAATCAATAAAGAAGATGGAGGAGAGCTGATCAAATCAGAAGACTCTGGCTGCAAGAAAGACTTGCACTTGGAGTGGAAAATGGACTTGGCATCACTGTTAATAGAAGAAGGTGCACTCTCTTGTGTTGTTCAGAATGCTAAAACCGAAACTGCAGCCATCAGACGGCATATCGAACTAGCTCTCTGCCATTTAGTAAGTGTGTTCTCATATATACATGTATTCAACACACTGATTTGCATTAACACATTCCAAAGAGAATGGTGAAGGAAGGAGCAATATGGGGAGCTGGTAAGGATCatagtttattatttttgtgggCTTTGTATGTGTAAATAGACGTGGTAGTGAAAATTAATACAAAAGGAGACGACTTTGTAGAGACTGGTCTACGATTGTACATGTTAATGCCATTCATTACTACAAACTGAAGGGGCATCAATCAAGCTTTGTTTCAACTAGTAAGCCCAGATACACATCATCGAAACACTAACCTCTAGCAACTAAGATCCAAATATTCTAAGAAAGCATATCCAGAAAGCTTTTCTTCATTCTACCATCCGATAACATATCCATAACAATCTTTATGGTTGAAGCATTTGCAGAGAACCCACACCTCTTCATTTCTTCGATAAGTTTTGCTGATTTTGTTAAGTCACCATCTCGGAGATGTGCCCTGATAAGAGTGTTGTATGTACAATCATTTGGCGCAATCCCATCCTCTTCCATCTTCTTACATAACATGCCCGCTTCAGACAGCGATCCTTTCTTACACAATCCTCCAATCATTGTAGTATATGTCTTGACGTCTGGTTTCACTCCTTTCGAACGTAGGCTACAGAACAAACTCCAAGCATCATCGACCTTATTAGCATTGCACATCCCGTGAATAATGATGGTATATAAACCAATATCAAGTTCCATGTTACTCTTGTGCATTTGATCAAGTATTCCCAAAGCCTCTTCTACTTCTCCATTGTCACACAATCCATCCAGCAAAATTTTGTAGGTTACAATATCAGGATGAACACCTTGAGAGACCATCTCGTGGAAGAGTTCTTTGGCAACATTAAGTTTTCCTGATTGACAAAACCCTTGGATGAGAGTGTTATAAGTGAATGTATTGGCAACCACTCCTCCCATACACATTTTGCGGAAATGTCTCATACCTTCATCAACTCGTTTAGCCTTACAGTATCCATTTATAAGGGTATTATAAGTCACGATATCAGGATCGCATTCCTTGCTAACCATCAGATCCAGCATCTGGTTGGCTTTACCTAAGCGTTTTTCATTGCACAGCCCATTTATCATAGAGTTATATGTAATGATATCAGGATCTGTGCCTCTTGTGATCATCTCGTTGTACAAATCTTGAGCCTCAGTAAGCTTTCCCACTTTcacaaaactatcaatcaaaGAATTGAAAGTGATGACGGTGGGGGTGATTCCCCTTGTGATCATATCCCTCAGCAACGGTGCACCATCATCCCATCTTCCAGCACTAAAGAAGCCTCTAATGAGAGAGTTGTAGTTAAAGACATTTGGTTTGATACCTTTGGTTTCCATTTCATTGAAAAGGCTGAGTGCATCTTCGAGGCTCCCATCTTTGCAAAGACTGTCAATGATGAAATTGTATGTGACTGCATCGAGCTTGATCTTTCTGTGTTCCATCTTTCTGAGCAGATCCAAGGCCAAGGCAGTGTTACCTGACTTGCACATTCTGTTCAAAACCGGACCATAGGTACGTTCATTGGGTTGGCATCCATTATCAATCATTCGATCGATCAAAGCCATTGCCTCAGACACTTCACCTTGGAGACAAAGTCCATTGACAATAGTGTTGAGCGTGATGAGATTTGGTATAACCTCCATTTCCACCATACGATCAACTAACTCCACAGCTTTGGAAACTCTACCCACCAGACATAAACCGTTGATCAAAGTTGAGAATGTGATTGTGTCGGGCTCATACCTAAGCTTCAACATCTTTCCCATCACAGAAAAAGCAAAACCGAGTTTCTGGAGGCGGCAGAAGCAATTGATCATAATACTCAGAGTGTAAATGCTATGTGCAATCCCTTGCAGTTCCATTTGCTTGCAGAGATCCAACACAAGGTCATACTGTTTCGTTCTGGCTACTGCA
The window above is part of the Brassica napus cultivar Da-Ae chromosome C8, Da-Ae, whole genome shotgun sequence genome. Proteins encoded here:
- the LOC106415207 gene encoding pentatricopeptide repeat-containing protein At1g12620-like, which gives rise to MLCRRLVLVSRIPLSPVGTLATPLLSFIISSCERGYSGLGSDRKISSYRERLRSGIVGIKKKDAVDLFQSMIRSRPLPTVMDFNKLFSAVARTKQYDLVLDLCKQMELQGIAHSIYTLSIMINCFCRLQKLGFAFSVMGKMLKLRYEPDTITFSTLINGLCLVGRVSKAVELVDRMVEMEVIPNLITLNTIVNGLCLQGEVSEAMALIDRMIDNGCQPNERTYGPVLNRMCKSGNTALALDLLRKMEHRKIKLDAVTYNFIIDSLCKDGSLEDALSLFNEMETKGIKPNVFNYNSLIRGFFSAGRWDDGAPLLRDMITRGITPTVITFNSLIDSFVKVGKLTEAQDLYNEMITRGTDPDIITYNSMINGLCNEKRLGKANQMLDLMVSKECDPDIVTYNTLINGYCKAKRVDEGMRHFRKMCMGGVVANTFTYNTLIQGFCQSGKLNVAKELFHEMVSQGVHPDIVTYKILLDGLCDNGEVEEALGILDQMHKSNMELDIGLYTIIIHGMCNANKVDDAWSLFCSLRSKGVKPDVKTYTTMIGGLCKKGSLSEAGMLCKKMEEDGIAPNDCTYNTLIRAHLRDGDLTKSAKLIEEMKRCGFSANASTIKIVMDMLSDGRMKKSFLDMLS